A window from Candidatus Nitrospira neomarina encodes these proteins:
- a CDS encoding ABC-F family ATP-binding cassette domain-containing protein, with protein sequence MSALIYGQKLTKAYGTKRLFQELTLGISEKDRIGIIGPNGSGKSTLLRIFAGLEQPDEGRVTRRQHLRIAYIPQQADFDSESTVAEEIERAALASGLHAHDCVARVQETLGRMGFGQGDQPVGPLSGGWKKRLAIACGFVQAPDVMLVDEPTNHLDLEGMRWLEQVMSQAPWPWVMVSHDRWFLGHATNKIAEINRRYPDGIFLVPGSYEEFLVKREEFLNSQTQQAQALAGKVRREEEWLRRGPKARSTKAKSRIDSAHALQAELAETQVRLRQEETSIDFVGSGRRTKQLIVVHQLRKTFGPRTIIQKLDWVISPGTATGVLGHNGSGKSTLLKLLAKELEPDQGSVTYADKLQVVYFDQNRDQLDPKMTLRRTLSDSGHTVMYRGQTVHLAGWAKRFQFQPEQLDLPIELLSGGEQARAVIARLMLQSADVLIVDEPTNDLDIPTREVLEESLKEFPGALILVTHDRYMMEEVCTDFVGLDGQGAYGQFADYGQWESWLRRQRSGKDQTGTQSKSVRATAERPKAKKLSFRDQQEYDTIEKRVLDAEAVLELCRTETENPKIAANHHKLQEAYENLKAAEQEVERLYTRWAELEAKQQA encoded by the coding sequence ATGTCAGCGCTGATTTATGGACAGAAGCTTACCAAAGCCTATGGGACCAAGCGTCTCTTCCAGGAACTGACCCTAGGCATTTCAGAAAAAGACCGGATCGGAATTATCGGGCCGAATGGATCGGGGAAAAGTACCCTCCTTCGAATTTTTGCCGGGCTTGAACAGCCGGATGAGGGAAGAGTCACTCGACGGCAGCATCTTCGCATTGCCTATATTCCCCAACAGGCTGATTTCGATTCGGAGTCTACGGTCGCCGAGGAAATCGAACGAGCAGCCTTGGCATCCGGCCTCCACGCGCATGACTGTGTGGCTCGGGTGCAGGAGACATTGGGACGCATGGGGTTTGGTCAAGGCGATCAGCCCGTGGGCCCTCTTTCAGGCGGATGGAAAAAGCGGCTCGCCATTGCCTGTGGGTTTGTTCAGGCGCCGGATGTCATGCTGGTGGATGAGCCGACGAACCATCTCGATCTGGAAGGGATGCGTTGGTTGGAGCAGGTGATGTCCCAGGCTCCATGGCCGTGGGTCATGGTGAGCCATGATCGATGGTTTCTTGGGCATGCCACCAATAAGATTGCTGAAATCAATCGGAGATATCCGGATGGGATTTTTCTTGTTCCGGGAAGCTATGAAGAGTTTCTGGTTAAGCGGGAAGAATTTCTGAATAGCCAAACTCAACAGGCTCAGGCATTGGCGGGAAAGGTTCGTAGGGAAGAAGAGTGGCTTCGTCGAGGGCCCAAGGCTCGATCCACTAAAGCGAAATCGCGCATAGATTCAGCCCATGCGTTGCAGGCTGAATTAGCTGAGACCCAGGTGCGTTTGCGACAAGAGGAAACCTCGATCGATTTTGTCGGCTCGGGTCGTCGCACAAAACAGTTAATAGTTGTCCATCAGCTTCGAAAGACGTTCGGCCCGCGAACCATTATCCAAAAATTGGACTGGGTCATCTCACCGGGAACCGCCACAGGGGTCTTAGGTCATAATGGTTCGGGGAAGTCCACCCTGTTGAAATTACTTGCCAAGGAATTGGAGCCTGATCAGGGAAGCGTAACGTATGCGGATAAATTGCAAGTCGTATATTTTGACCAAAATCGTGATCAACTCGATCCAAAGATGACCCTGCGGCGGACGTTGTCGGATTCGGGACATACCGTCATGTACCGGGGCCAGACCGTGCATCTGGCTGGATGGGCCAAACGGTTTCAGTTTCAGCCTGAACAATTGGATCTCCCTATTGAGTTGCTTTCCGGTGGCGAACAAGCCCGTGCAGTCATTGCCCGGTTAATGCTGCAGTCCGCCGACGTGTTGATTGTGGATGAGCCTACGAACGACTTGGATATTCCGACAAGAGAAGTGTTGGAAGAAAGTTTAAAAGAATTTCCCGGAGCCTTGATCCTGGTGACCCATGATCGGTACATGATGGAGGAAGTGTGTACGGATTTTGTAGGATTGGACGGGCAGGGAGCATACGGGCAATTTGCGGATTACGGACAATGGGAATCCTGGCTTCGCCGGCAACGGTCAGGCAAAGACCAGACCGGCACTCAATCGAAGAGTGTCCGTGCCACGGCTGAACGGCCAAAAGCAAAAAAACTGTCGTTTCGTGACCAGCAGGAGTATGACACGATAGAAAAACGGGTCCTTGATGCCGAGGCGGTACTCGAATTATGCCGTACTGAAACAGAAAATCCCAAAATTGCAGCGAATCATCACAAGCTTCAAGAAGCCTATGAAAATCTCAAGGCCGCCGAACAGGAAGTGGAACGTTTGTATACCCGATGGGCGGAACTTGAGGCCAAGCAACAGGCATAG
- a CDS encoding tetratricopeptide repeat protein, translating into MMILSVFTLRLSLIFLLCWVGVGWAGYEEGEEAYLQENFPAALSEWRPLAEEGNTEAQNMLGYMYRYGQGVPQDFEQARLWYRRAADLGNARAQNNLGAMYRQGLGVPQDFQEAFRWFLRAAEQGNGGAQNHVGLMYYKGEGVRQDLVQAYMWAYLAAQQGIDPSIQALDLLSQEMTADQIAEATDLARKWKPKGEEVAL; encoded by the coding sequence ATGATGATCCTGTCGGTTTTCACCCTGAGACTCAGCCTAATTTTCTTGCTCTGTTGGGTGGGAGTAGGGTGGGCCGGGTATGAGGAAGGAGAGGAGGCATACCTGCAGGAGAATTTTCCAGCCGCTCTGTCTGAATGGCGACCCTTGGCGGAAGAGGGAAATACCGAGGCACAGAACATGTTGGGCTATATGTACCGGTACGGGCAGGGAGTGCCGCAGGATTTTGAGCAGGCGCGACTGTGGTACCGTCGGGCAGCCGATCTTGGGAATGCCAGGGCTCAAAACAACCTTGGGGCGATGTACCGCCAGGGTTTGGGGGTCCCGCAGGACTTTCAAGAAGCCTTTCGATGGTTTCTACGGGCTGCCGAACAGGGCAATGGTGGTGCCCAAAATCATGTTGGCCTCATGTACTATAAAGGAGAAGGGGTCCGCCAGGACCTGGTGCAAGCCTATATGTGGGCATATCTGGCTGCACAGCAGGGCATAGATCCGTCGATCCAGGCATTAGATCTACTCTCGCAGGAGATGACCGCGGATCAGATCGCCGAGGCAACAGATCTTGCACGGAAATGGAAACCCAAAGGTGAAGAGGTTGCCCTTTAG
- a CDS encoding AMP-binding protein, protein MTANYRQCSYVHRGGETPLLGSTIWSFFEHTVKTCPQAEALVSIPQDRRFTYAGFHQEATKPAKGLMALNVGRGDRIGIRSTNNLEWVFLQTAKALIMGTRSKGRRAWIP, encoded by the coding sequence ATGACTGCCAACTATCGACAATGTTCCTATGTTCATCGGGGAGGAGAAACGCCTCTGCTTGGGTCGACAATCTGGAGTTTTTTCGAACACACCGTCAAGACCTGTCCGCAAGCGGAAGCCCTCGTTTCCATTCCACAGGACCGGCGGTTCACCTATGCCGGGTTTCATCAGGAGGCCACGAAACCGGCAAAAGGATTGATGGCGCTGAACGTCGGGCGTGGAGACCGTATCGGCATCCGGTCCACCAATAATCTTGAATGGGTGTTTCTCCAAACGGCCAAGGCCCTCATTATGGGGACCAGATCAAAAGGACGGAGGGCATGGATTCCATGA
- the tdh gene encoding L-threonine 3-dehydrogenase encodes MMALLKTKPEKGFTLMDCPDPRPGPSEVLVRVQATSLCGTDAHIYNWDEWASHRIHLPRIIGHEMFGEVVEVGREVSSVKVGDRVAAESHLTCGVCFQCRTCQAHVCQNYRILGIDFDGSYSEFVSLPERVLWKTARDIPPELGCLHEPLGNAVDAALAEDLTGHTVLVTGCGPTGLFAIAVSRLAGAARIIATDISDYRLQLAKQLGADHVLNANTGSSEALSVSLSDLLGGEGVDAALEMSGDPVALHLAFQTVKNGGRVTLFGIPRGQVCFDLPNEIIFKGIRVYGVTGRRLFGTWYRLAGLFKAGLNIRPVVTHTIPMADFAKGFDLVNAGQCGKVVMVP; translated from the coding sequence ATGATGGCCCTTCTGAAAACAAAACCGGAAAAAGGGTTCACTCTCATGGACTGCCCGGATCCCCGACCAGGTCCTTCTGAAGTTCTGGTGCGTGTGCAGGCAACTTCCTTGTGTGGAACGGATGCACATATTTATAACTGGGATGAATGGGCGAGCCACCGTATTCATCTTCCCAGGATTATCGGGCATGAAATGTTCGGGGAAGTGGTGGAGGTGGGGCGTGAGGTGTCCTCGGTCAAAGTCGGGGATCGGGTGGCTGCGGAATCTCATCTGACTTGTGGTGTGTGCTTTCAATGCCGAACCTGCCAGGCGCATGTTTGTCAAAATTATCGCATTTTAGGCATTGATTTCGATGGTTCCTATTCTGAATTCGTCTCTCTTCCCGAACGGGTCTTATGGAAAACAGCACGTGATATCCCACCGGAGTTGGGTTGTCTGCATGAACCATTAGGCAATGCGGTCGATGCCGCCTTGGCGGAAGATCTAACCGGGCACACGGTTCTTGTGACTGGTTGTGGCCCAACCGGATTGTTTGCGATTGCCGTCTCCCGCCTTGCGGGAGCCGCACGTATCATCGCGACCGATATCAGTGACTACCGGCTGCAATTAGCGAAGCAGCTTGGTGCCGACCATGTGCTCAATGCCAACACGGGATCTTCCGAGGCCTTGAGTGTCTCCTTGTCCGATCTCTTAGGAGGGGAGGGAGTGGATGCCGCGTTGGAAATGTCGGGTGATCCGGTAGCCTTGCATCTAGCGTTTCAGACCGTGAAAAACGGGGGGCGCGTGACCTTGTTTGGCATCCCCAGGGGACAAGTGTGCTTTGATTTGCCCAATGAAATTATTTTCAAAGGCATACGGGTCTATGGTGTGACGGGCCGCCGGTTGTTCGGGACGTGGTATCGGTTGGCCGGGTTGTTTAAGGCCGGGCTGAACATTCGACCCGTCGTGACCCATACCATTCCGATGGCTGACTTTGCCAAAGGGTTTGATCTCGTCAATGCAGGCCAATGCGGCAAGGTTGTGATGGTGCCTTAA
- the kbl gene encoding glycine C-acetyltransferase, translated as MAYHSFQQLLQAQLEEIRSAGLFKGEREILGPQGANIRVAQGEVINLCANNYLGLANHPQVIQAAGEGLRHYGFGMASVRFICGTQDQHKQLEEGISRFLGTDDTILYTSCFDANTGLFETILNEEDAIISDALNHASLIDGIRLCKAKRFRYTHSDMQELEIALQKAVGSRVRLIATDGVFSMDGDLAKLDRITELAERYDAVVLVDDSHATGVLGRNGKGTPEHFGVADRVDILTSTLGKALGGGAGGFTSGRREIIALLRQRSRPYLFSNALPPVITAAALKALDIVREGESLRTTLNKHAKGFRSHLEALGFRLVPGHHPIIPVMLGDAELATRMAERLLEEGIYVIGFSFPVVPKGQARIRVQMSAAHTREQLERALLAFETVGRELNVIP; from the coding sequence ATGGCCTACCATTCCTTCCAACAACTCCTCCAAGCCCAACTGGAAGAAATACGCTCCGCCGGTTTGTTCAAAGGCGAAAGGGAAATCCTTGGACCACAGGGAGCCAATATCCGTGTAGCGCAGGGTGAGGTTATCAACCTGTGTGCCAACAACTATCTCGGGTTGGCCAACCATCCTCAGGTCATTCAGGCGGCGGGAGAAGGGCTTCGCCATTATGGTTTTGGCATGGCCTCCGTGCGGTTTATTTGCGGGACACAGGATCAGCACAAACAATTGGAAGAAGGTATCAGTCGGTTTTTGGGTACTGATGACACCATCCTGTACACCTCCTGCTTCGATGCCAATACCGGCCTATTTGAAACGATTTTGAATGAGGAGGATGCCATTATCAGTGATGCATTAAATCATGCGAGCCTGATCGATGGCATTCGTCTCTGTAAGGCCAAGCGGTTCCGGTATACCCATTCCGACATGCAGGAATTGGAAATAGCCCTGCAGAAGGCTGTCGGCTCACGGGTTCGTCTGATTGCCACCGATGGGGTCTTCTCCATGGATGGGGATTTGGCGAAGCTCGATCGCATTACTGAACTGGCTGAGCGGTATGATGCCGTTGTGCTGGTTGATGACAGCCATGCCACAGGAGTCTTGGGTAGAAATGGGAAAGGCACTCCGGAACATTTTGGTGTGGCTGATCGTGTGGACATTCTTACCAGCACGCTGGGAAAGGCCCTGGGTGGAGGCGCCGGGGGCTTCACCTCCGGTCGGCGTGAGATCATCGCACTTCTGCGGCAACGTTCGCGGCCTTATCTGTTCTCCAATGCCTTGCCTCCCGTTATTACGGCTGCGGCCCTCAAGGCATTGGACATCGTGAGGGAAGGAGAGAGCTTGCGGACCACGCTAAACAAGCATGCGAAGGGGTTCCGAAGCCATCTGGAGGCTTTGGGCTTTCGTCTGGTTCCGGGGCACCATCCCATTATTCCTGTCATGTTAGGAGACGCGGAATTAGCCACACGTATGGCCGAGCGGTTGCTTGAAGAGGGTATCTATGTCATCGGATTCAGTTTTCCGGTAGTGCCCAAGGGGCAAGCCCGCATTCGGGTGCAAATGTCAGCCGCCCACACCCGGGAACAGTTAGAACGGGCTCTTCTGGCCTTTGAGACCGTAGGACGGGAACTGAATGTCATTCCATAA
- a CDS encoding Glu/Leu/Phe/Val family dehydrogenase, giving the protein MKEACWSFEEYCDDLGPAKIVHLYDPASGLRGIVAIDNIACGPAIGGVRMAADVSTREVFRLARAMTFKNAAAGLPHGGGKAGILADPRTSEKARLIRAFAHAIRDLVEYIPGPDMGTDETCMGWIHDKIKRAVGLPRVLGGIPLDEIGATGFGLAECAEVAAASCGLTLKGATVAIEGFGNVGKHAATFLQDKGATLVAASDSRGTMYDPRGISVADLLQAKAESGSVLGYAGGRKLGQEEIFGLPCDILIPAARPDCIHLNNVDFIQAKLILQGANIPATPEAETRLQQRGILNIPDFIANAGGVICASVEYQGGNEAQAFQAISEKIRRNTEQVLMRSLKKKMEPRRAAMDLSRERVLKAMTFRSSE; this is encoded by the coding sequence ATGAAAGAAGCCTGTTGGAGTTTTGAAGAATACTGTGACGACCTGGGACCGGCGAAAATCGTGCATCTCTATGATCCAGCCAGTGGTTTGCGGGGAATCGTGGCGATCGACAATATCGCCTGTGGTCCTGCGATCGGCGGGGTGCGTATGGCTGCGGATGTGTCCACGCGGGAAGTCTTTCGTCTGGCGAGAGCGATGACGTTTAAAAATGCCGCCGCCGGGCTACCTCATGGCGGGGGCAAGGCCGGAATCCTGGCCGATCCTCGCACTTCCGAAAAGGCCCGCTTGATTCGCGCCTTTGCGCACGCGATTCGCGATCTTGTGGAGTATATTCCCGGGCCGGATATGGGAACAGACGAGACCTGCATGGGCTGGATTCATGACAAAATTAAACGGGCCGTGGGTCTTCCGCGGGTGCTCGGCGGCATTCCACTTGATGAGATCGGGGCTACGGGGTTCGGGCTTGCCGAATGCGCCGAGGTGGCGGCAGCCTCATGTGGCCTCACGCTTAAAGGCGCAACTGTGGCCATCGAAGGTTTTGGCAACGTCGGGAAGCATGCCGCCACCTTCTTGCAAGACAAAGGCGCCACACTCGTCGCCGCCAGTGATAGTCGTGGAACGATGTATGATCCCAGAGGTATCTCTGTTGCCGACCTGCTCCAAGCCAAAGCGGAATCGGGTAGCGTTCTGGGGTATGCGGGAGGCAGGAAGCTGGGTCAAGAGGAAATTTTTGGTTTGCCCTGCGATATTCTTATTCCTGCCGCCCGTCCGGATTGCATTCACCTCAACAATGTCGATTTCATTCAAGCCAAGTTGATTTTGCAGGGAGCCAATATTCCGGCCACGCCTGAGGCCGAGACCCGACTGCAGCAACGGGGTATCCTTAATATTCCTGATTTTATCGCCAATGCCGGAGGTGTGATCTGTGCCTCTGTGGAATACCAGGGTGGGAATGAGGCTCAAGCGTTTCAGGCCATTTCAGAAAAAATCCGACGCAATACGGAACAAGTGCTCATGCGCAGTCTGAAGAAAAAAATGGAACCGCGCAGGGCAGCCATGGATCTGTCCCGGGAACGAGTCCTGAAAGCGATGACCTTCCGGTCCAGTGAATAA
- a CDS encoding NAD(P)/FAD-dependent oxidoreductase, translated as MTPPLHSFQYDVIVVGMGPAGASTAYELSRLGMSVMAFDKQVHPRYKVCGGGLSARIEKILPADFKTIIEGTVYRVQFIYGGTDFFIVESPRPVAYMVMRKTFDQWLVEKARQVGVEIREEESVVAIQELENGVEVTTGKGRYRGRIVIGADGATSVVAQQCFPGREVVNIPALESEYHGDTPHAFQCSQTVLISLRAAKKGYGWVFPKEQGLSLGVGEFIRGRNRPKRSFEEFISHESALAGLSIPSPLGHPLPIAHHPAYRPGHRWTGSLVRSRAVLVGDAGHLVDPLLGEGIYYAVRSGQLAAVSVASSIRDPRHRLEEYERNAEAEFGLEFRVASRLGAIIYGLPRSCHWWAGRTFPDAYQRVLGRYCELLQGHETYQTLWAKILQRLKRPFMCSWPGRCENGGEDRE; from the coding sequence GTGACTCCTCCTCTTCATTCCTTTCAGTACGATGTGATTGTCGTGGGCATGGGGCCGGCGGGGGCTTCGACCGCATATGAGTTGAGCCGATTGGGGATGTCCGTGATGGCGTTTGATAAGCAGGTTCATCCCAGGTACAAAGTCTGTGGCGGAGGGCTCTCCGCCAGAATTGAGAAAATTCTTCCGGCCGATTTCAAAACGATTATTGAGGGGACGGTGTATCGTGTGCAATTTATATATGGGGGAACGGATTTCTTTATTGTCGAATCTCCGCGTCCGGTGGCCTACATGGTCATGCGTAAGACCTTCGATCAATGGTTGGTCGAGAAAGCCCGGCAGGTTGGAGTAGAAATCCGGGAAGAGGAGTCCGTCGTCGCCATTCAGGAATTAGAGAATGGGGTCGAAGTGACCACTGGGAAGGGACGGTATCGCGGCCGGATCGTCATCGGAGCCGATGGAGCGACGAGTGTGGTGGCTCAACAATGTTTCCCCGGGCGGGAGGTCGTCAATATTCCTGCGTTGGAAAGTGAATACCATGGAGACACACCTCATGCGTTTCAGTGCTCACAAACAGTATTAATCAGTTTACGCGCAGCAAAAAAAGGATACGGCTGGGTCTTTCCGAAGGAACAAGGCCTCTCGCTGGGTGTGGGTGAATTTATTCGTGGCAGAAATCGTCCTAAACGTAGTTTTGAGGAATTTATTAGTCATGAATCTGCTTTGGCCGGGCTTTCGATTCCTTCTCCCTTAGGACACCCCCTCCCAATTGCCCATCATCCGGCGTATCGCCCAGGACATCGATGGACTGGAAGCTTGGTGCGGTCTCGAGCCGTGTTGGTTGGCGATGCCGGTCATTTGGTTGATCCGTTACTGGGAGAAGGAATTTATTATGCTGTCCGATCCGGACAATTGGCGGCAGTCAGTGTGGCTTCCAGTATTAGGGATCCACGGCATCGGTTGGAGGAATATGAAAGGAATGCGGAAGCTGAATTCGGATTGGAATTTCGAGTGGCTTCTCGATTAGGAGCCATCATTTATGGATTACCTCGATCCTGCCATTGGTGGGCCGGCCGGACGTTTCCCGACGCCTATCAACGGGTGCTTGGGCGCTATTGTGAACTCTTACAGGGACATGAAACGTATCAGACGCTTTGGGCCAAAATTCTCCAACGACTGAAACGTCCATTTATGTGTTCATGGCCAGGGAGGTGTGAGAATGGTGGAGAGGACAGAGAGTGA
- a CDS encoding STAS domain-containing protein has protein sequence MIIKERNMNGLPVVSLSGKLDIFSKNAFKETAEKYTDPNSKGLILDFQGVTFLDSVGLGALVLLAKTFMKLKGRMIIVNPQDPVKTLLSEMHMERIIPMYTTDSEFSTFSEL, from the coding sequence ATGATTATTAAAGAACGAAACATGAATGGCTTGCCGGTCGTAAGTCTTTCAGGAAAATTGGATATATTTTCAAAAAATGCCTTTAAGGAGACCGCAGAAAAATATACAGACCCGAATTCAAAAGGGCTTATCCTGGATTTTCAAGGAGTGACCTTTTTGGATAGTGTGGGGTTAGGGGCTTTGGTGCTCCTTGCCAAGACCTTCATGAAACTCAAAGGGCGGATGATTATTGTAAACCCTCAGGATCCGGTGAAGACCCTTTTATCCGAAATGCATATGGAGAGAATCATTCCCATGTATACAACGGATTCCGAATTTTCGACATTTTCTGAGCTCTAG